In Williamsia phyllosphaerae, the DNA window CGACCTTGCCGAGGTGGGGATGCGACTGCTGCGCCAGTGGGCCGTGTCCCTGGGTGCCACCGAGGACCACTTCGACGCCGCGTTCGCGGACGCGCCCGCGACCCTGATGAAGGTCGTGCGCTACCCGGGCAGCGCCGAGCACCCACAGGGGGTGGGCGCGCACAAGGACTCCGGGGTGCTGACCCTGCTGCTGGTGGAACCGGGGTCGACCGGTCTTCAGGTGCAGACCGGCGACGACAGATGGATCGACGCCCCGCCGCTGGAGGGGGCGTTCATCGTCAACACCGGTGAGCTGCTCGAGGTGGCGTCCGGCGGCTACCTGCGGGCCACCCGTCATCGGGTCCTCGCGCCCCGGCCGGGCACCGACCGGATCTCGATCCCGTACTTCTTCAACCCGGCCCTCGACGCCGTGATCGACATCATCGATTTGCCCGAAGGACTGGCCGACCTCGCGCACGGCGTCGAGGCGGATCCGGACAACCCGATCTTCTCCACCTACGGGGAGAACGCCTGGAAATCACGCACGCGGGCGCACCCGGATGTCGCGGAACGACATCACGGGATTCCGCCCGCGCGCTGATGACTCGGGTCAGTCGACCTGCATCTCGCCCATCGGACCCCAGCCCTCTGCGCCGATCTTCTCGCTGATGATCTTCGGTGTGTGCGCCAGGTACTGCGGCAGCTCGGAGACGGCCTTCTGGAAATGATCGCTACCGACGTGTGCCTCGGCGGCGTCGTCGGCGAAGCCCTCGGTGAGGACGTATTCGTTCGGGTTGTCGAGGCTGCGCGCCCAGTCGAAGAACAGGTTGCCCTCCTCGCCGCGGGTGTTCGCGGTGAACTCGGCGACCAGCTCGGGCCACCGGTCCGTGAACTCGGGCTTCGTCTCGAATTTCACGACGATCAAAATCATGGATGCGCTCCTGGGATGTGGTGAACGGTTCCCTGCCACGGTACGTGGCGGACTCGATCGGTCGACCGGATCTTCACGGGGTGAGGATGGCGCGACCACGGACGTTGCCGGCGTCGAGATCGTCGATCGCACTCTGGAAGTCGTCGAGCGAGTATTTCGCGGTGTGGAGGTTCACCGCGCCGCGCGCCGCCAGCTGCATCAGGTCGCACAGATCGTTGTACGAGCCGACCAGGTTGCCCACGATGTTCTTCTCGGCCGAGATCAGATCGATGGACGGGACGTCGATGTTCTCGCCGTACCCGACGATGTGATAATCGCCCGCTGGCCGTGTCATCGCCAGACCCTCTGCGGTCGTTCCGTTTTCGCCGACGAAGTCGATCACGACCTCGGCACCGTTCCCGCCCGTCATCTCCAGGATCTGCTCCACCTGGGTGCCGTCGGCCACGATCCCTCGGTCGGCGCCGATGGATTCCGCCAACTTCAGCGCCTGTTCGTTGCGGTCGACGACGATCAGTTCGGCGGGAGTCAGAGCTTTGAGAACCTGGATCCCGATGTGCCCCAGTCCTCCTGCGCCGATCACCACGCATTTGTCGCGAGGGGTGAGCCGCTTCGCGGCCTTGGCCGCCGCGTGGTACGCGGTGAGCCCGGCATCTGCGAGCGCCGCCACATCAGCGGGCTCGAGTGCGTCGTCGATTTTGACGACACTGCGTGCCGAGGTCTTGATGTACTCCGCGTAGCCACCGTTGGTGTCGATCCCGGGGAACTGGTTGACCTCGCAGTGCACGTCGTCGCCGGACCGGCAGGCCCGGCACAGGCCGCACGTGATGAGCGGGTGCAGGATCACCTTGTCGCCCTCGGCCACGTTGGTGACCGCAGAGCCGACCGCTGCGACCCAGCCGGCGTTCTCGTGTCCGATCGTGTACGGGAGCGTCACCTGGGATTTCTCGGCCCACTGGCCCTCGAGGATGTGCAGATCGGTACGGCAGACGCCGGCCCCTCCGATCTTCACCACCACGTCGAACGGTCCGCTCGGGGTGGGGATCGGGAGCTCGGTCATCTCGAGTTTCTGGTGGTAGC includes these proteins:
- a CDS encoding putative quinol monooxygenase; amino-acid sequence: MILIVVKFETKPEFTDRWPELVAEFTANTRGEEGNLFFDWARSLDNPNEYVLTEGFADDAAEAHVGSDHFQKAVSELPQYLAHTPKIISEKIGAEGWGPMGEMQVD
- a CDS encoding isopenicillin N synthase family dioxygenase; this translates as MLPVLDLSTADADPDAFRTAVREAAHTHGFFYLVGHGFGSDRFDEVLSLARQFFALPAEEKDEISQLESPHFRGWSRLGGELTNGAVDWREQIDIGPQRPAVVDAEGYWNLQGPNLWPTNPPGFRRAFERWSDDLAEVGMRLLRQWAVSLGATEDHFDAAFADAPATLMKVVRYPGSAEHPQGVGAHKDSGVLTLLLVEPGSTGLQVQTGDDRWIDAPPLEGAFIVNTGELLEVASGGYLRATRHRVLAPRPGTDRISIPYFFNPALDAVIDIIDLPEGLADLAHGVEADPDNPIFSTYGENAWKSRTRAHPDVAERHHGIPPAR
- a CDS encoding NAD(P)-dependent alcohol dehydrogenase — translated: MRAVQVVGYHQKLEMTELPIPTPSGPFDVVVKIGGAGVCRTDLHILEGQWAEKSQVTLPYTIGHENAGWVAAVGSAVTNVAEGDKVILHPLITCGLCRACRSGDDVHCEVNQFPGIDTNGGYAEYIKTSARSVVKIDDALEPADVAALADAGLTAYHAAAKAAKRLTPRDKCVVIGAGGLGHIGIQVLKALTPAELIVVDRNEQALKLAESIGADRGIVADGTQVEQILEMTGGNGAEVVIDFVGENGTTAEGLAMTRPAGDYHIVGYGENIDVPSIDLISAEKNIVGNLVGSYNDLCDLMQLAARGAVNLHTAKYSLDDFQSAIDDLDAGNVRGRAILTP